The genomic interval CGAGGCCGTGGAAACATCGGTCGTATGATCAAACATAGTCAAACGGGTTGTTTGACCTGGAGAAGAAAATGCTCGGTACCATGTCTACCAAATCCGTCTCAGCTAGAAAAAAAGCGAAACGATGCTTCAAAATCTGCCAGTGGCAGTAATGACATGCGACCTTATCGATTTCAAAATCAACTATGCCAATGAGGCTACATTCAATAGTTTGAAAGCTATCGAGCATCTGCTGCCCTGCAAGGCTGAAAACATTATTGGGCAATCGATAGATATTTTTCATAAAAATCCGGAACACCAGCGGCGGTTGCTCGCTGATCCGAAGAACCTGCCACACAGAGCTGTAATTAAGTTTGGCGATCAATCGTTAGATCTTAGTATCACTGCGCTGTATGAAAAAGGTGTCTATGTCGGCCCGATGTTGAGTTGGGGTGTCATCACGGAACAGGTCAAGGCAGAAGAGCAAACTCGACGTCTGCTACAAATGGTCGACAACATGCCTCTCAACGTGATGATGGTCGACAAAGACAGTTTCAATATTACTTATGCCAACAAGACAAGCATCGAGACCCTCAGGCCACTGCAACATCTTCTGCCTATCAAAGTCGATGAATTGATCGGCGCGAGTGTCGATGTCTTTCATAAACAACCCGAACATCAAAGAGCAATCTTGAGAGACCCTTCAAGACTGCCATTTCATTCAAAAATCAAACTGGGAAATGAAACACTCGATTTAAGGGTAAGCGCAATATACGACAAAGATGGCAATTATCTCGCTCCAATGCTGAATTGGATGGTTGTCAGTGCTGAAGTGAGAATGGCCGACGATATGCAGTCCGCTTCGGAAAAGCTGCAAAAAGCGGCGCAGTTGATGAATGAAAGATCGACATCACTGGCAGCCGCATCCGAAGAAACCTCTACGCAAACGACGTCTGTGGTTGCGGCTGTTGAGGAACTTAGCGCTTCCATTGCAGAAATTTCACGCAGCTTGTCTTCATCCAATTCCATCTCAAAGAGTGCCGCTGATGAAGCTGGTGTAGCAGAGGCTGCTTTGTCCAGCATGGCGAACGCGACCGACAAGATCAATTCCGTGATCACTCTCATCCAAGAAATTGCCGACCAGACAAACCTACTCGCTTTGAACGCAACAATCGAAGCGGCTCGTGCCGGCGAGGCGGGTCGAGGGTTTGCTGTCGTTGCAGCAGAGGTGAAGGAACTCGCAGGACAGACAGCAAAAGCAACGCAAGAAATCTCTAGCCAAATAGGGGAGATCCAGTCTGCAGCGAACAATTCAGTCGATGGAATGAATCGAATTATCAGCACGATCAACAAATTGGCTGAAATGTCGACCAGTGTTTCGGCCGCAGTTGAAGAACAAACTGCTGTATCTAAAGAAGTTGCCGAAAACATGACCCACGTTGGTCAGGCTGCTCAAGATGCAGGTCAAATTGCCTCAGATTTCAGAGATGATGCAGGAAATCTCGCTATCGACGCCAGTCAGCTTCAAGAAACCGTTTCGCTCTTCCTTTCTCGCAACCGTTAATAGCCTCAGGATGAAAGAATCTGATTATGGCAATGTTTGATAACGGTCACACGCTTCTGTTAAATGCAGCTTATGATCAGCTGTCTATCAGTGTTCTTATTACAGACAATGAGCGCCGAATTGTCCACCTGAACCAGTCTCTAAAAGACCGACTGGAAGTCGCAAGCGAAGAAATCAAGAGAAAAGCACCCGGCTTCAAGTTGGCAACACTCGCTGGAACGCGCGTTGATTTCTTTTACGAGAAATTCGCGAAACGAGGTCAGGACAAGCAGCTCACCAGCGTTCCAGAAAAAGAAACCATCGATCTTGGTTCCCAGACCTATATTCTGCGTTCAAAACCGATTGAATCAAACGGAAAGAAAATTGGTACCCTCATTGAATGGCACGACGCTCAACAAAAACTGGAGATCTCTGAGAATAGTGCCAAGCTCGACGCCTTGTGTCGATCGCAAGCTGTTATCGAATTCAATATGGACGGAACGATAGTTTCTGCAAATGCCAATTTTCTGAATGCAATGGCATACACCCTCGAGGAAATAAGAGGCAAGCACCACAGCATTTTTGTTGACCGACAAACCCTCGAAAGCAAAGACTAGAAAGACTTTTGGCTTAGCTTAAATCGAGGCGACTTTAAATCCGCTGAATTTAAGAGGCGCAACAAGCATGGAAAAGATGTTTGGATTCGCGCAACCTACAACCCGATCTTTGATCAGGCAGGGACTCCCTACAAAGTAGTGAAATTCGCAACCGACATTACTGAAGAGGTTCGGGAAAGAAAATGGCGCAACGAGGTTCAGCAAGGAATTGCAGCCGACTTGGATAGCATTGCGAACTCACTATCTGACGCCTCAAACCAAGCAGCTTCGTCTGCCGACATTTCCGTACAAACTGCCGGGAATGTTCACAATGTTGCAAGTGCAGCTGAAGAACTTTCTTCGTCAACGAAAGAAATTGGCGAGCAGATGAGAATGGCACTTGAAGTGGCGAACAATGCTGCCTCGGAAACAAGTCACTCAAGCGAAATCATGTCCAGGCTAGAAGAAGACGCAAAAGCTATTGGGAACGTTATTGATTTTATCAGCAGCATTGCTAATCAAACGAACATGCTGTCGCTGAACGCAACTATAGAAGCTGCAAGAGCTGGAGACGTTGGCAAAGGTTTTGCGGTGGTCGCTTCGGAAGTAAAGAGCCTTGCCACTCAAACAGATAAGGCGACGGAAGAAATCGCCAAACAAGTGCAGAGCATTCAAGGCGCAACCCATGCAGCTGTCGAGGCAATTCATTCCGTCAAATCAATCGTGGAGAAAATTGGAGATATTTCTTCTGCTGTGTCTTCTTCAATGGAAGAACAAGCAAGTGTCACGCACGAGATATCTCACAACATGCACCTCGCATCACAATCGGTTGAGACGATAACATCCAACATCAGAAGCATATCAAAAACCACTCTGAGCCTAGATGAGGAAGCGAAAAAAGTCAAAATAGCTTCAAACTCTCTCATGAAATAAACCAGAGAGCAATTTTATGCTGTAAGGGAAAATGTTGACTCTCATGAGCACATCAAAAATGCAAATAGAAGAAGACATCATCCTCTTTGAATTGCAGGATGCACTCATATTTATGTGTGAGTGTATGACTGTTCAGATTCAAAATTTTAGAAGAAGAAACGTGAATAATAATTCAGAAAACATTGAAGATGAAATTATTTATATACAAACAGAAATTAAAAATGATGTCGAAATATCAAAGAAAAAAATGAAAATTTACTTGTATAAATATTAAGATATTAATTCAAGAATTCACAAAAAATATGTCTATTCAAATATTAACTAATTATACATTATATCTTTCGATTAAAACTCATATATCAACCAATTAGTACATTAAAACGAGATGTGGCCGCACCCGTTTTGACAGAATTACACTGCGGCGACACTTTTCACCCAGAGGTAACTCGGGATTTTATCTGTAATTACTCCGTCTCGACAGCATAAGCAAGCTGCTCGCTGCCCCCGATTCTCCTTGAGATCCCACGAATGGCCGCTATTGAAGGCAGTACTACGAAATCTCGCGACTGCAATATCCGAGTGCACCAGCATGGTGCGACCGGTAAAAAAGGGGATCCAATCGAGGCATGGGACGTTCCAGGGGCGGCCTGACGACAAAGATACATGCTCTTGTCGATGCTGATGGACTTCCCATCGACCTGCGTCTGTCTGAGGGTCAACATGCTGACTGCGGTTATGCCGAAGATCTGCTGCAAAGACTACGAACAGGTACGACCCTGCTGGCAGATCGAGGCTATGACACGAATGCCATCAGAGACCAAGTGGCACAGGCCAAGGCTTTTGCCAATATTCCAGCAAAGAGAAACCGAACCAATAGCTTTGCTTTCAGTGCCTTCCTCTATCGCTATCGCAACCTTGTCGAGAGATTTTTCAATCGCCTCAAACAGGCTCACGGCATAGCAACCCGATATGACAAGCTGTCGACAATTATCTCGCCGCGATCAAACTCTTCTCAGTAAGGATCTGGATCAGGCATTGTGAGTCTACGGCCTAGGTCTTGGGGAACGCGAATGCGGAAGGAGTATCTATTACCTCTTTTGATGCGGTTGTTTGATGCGCGTGGCAAGGGAGATTCTCTAAAGTTGTGTACCAGCGTTGTGTGCGAATACAGCAAACCAAGCGCTTGAAATCAAACGTTATTTATAGATATCAAATAGATGGGAAGAAATGGTGGAGCTAAGCGGGATCGAACCGCTGACCTCGTGAATGCCATTCACGCGCTCTCCCAACTGAGCTATAGCCCCACATCAAAGCGTCATATTCGCTTCGTGGTGAAGCGGAACATATTGAAGCGCTTGGGTGAAATCAATCCCCATTCTCATGAAAATGTGGATTCTTTCCCCAGATAGATGATGTCTCTCTCAAAGGCATGTCCCAAAGGCCAACTGACTGTGCCTGTGATACTCCGCAAGCGTGCCTTAATTGGGGGTAGGCATGGCTTGGACCCAGGGGCGGGTAGGGAGGATAAGGGCAAAATCCCGACAAGGACCAATCCGGCCCCCTATAGATAAAGGAAAAGCGCAGCGGTTTCTGGCTGCGCTTTTCCTTTGGTATAAGCAGAATATCGCCGCGAGGGCCCTATCAATACACCATGCTCGTAGCAAAAGGCCCAAAGCCAGTTGAAAAGAGCGCGTATCGATTATTCGTCGTCTTCGTTTGGCACAGCCACGTCAAGACCGATCGCATCAAGGGCTTCTTCGTCTTCTTCTTCATCGAGGAAGACATCAGCGTCATCGCTGTTGTCGTCGTCGTCGAGATCCGGCACATCGATATCAGAAGCCTGCTCGGCGTCAGCATCTTCAAGAGAGATGACTTCTGCGTCACCATCTTCTTTCGAAGCCGCAGTGGTCGCAACAACTTCTTCTTCTTTGTCATCGACCTCAGCCACTTCAGCAGCCAATGGTTTGGCCAACTCGTAAATCGTCCCGCATTTGGGACAAACGATCGGATCGCGGTTCAGGTCGTAAAATTTAGCGCCGCAATCTGCACAGACGCGTTTGGTTCCAAGTTCTGGTCGTGCCACAGCTTTGCCTCTTCACCTAGCAAGGTTTTCGATTCTAAGATTTGACCAACTCCATTAGCTAACCTTATGCGGCCTGTCAAAAGCTAAAAGTCGAAAACAGAGTCAATTTACTCTTTTCTTCCGAAGTTGGCGTGACGTAGTGGGCAATATGGTGTAAGTCGGGTTCCGTTTCAACGAAGAAATGGCCTTGCGGGACTGCTTTATTATGCGCTTTTCTGCCAAAAGGCCCAGCATGGAAAGTAAGCAAGGGGTGGGAATGGCTCACGACAGCACCAACTTGTCTCCGCTTGCCGCGCGCAAGTGTTCAGGCCTTCGAGGCCATTTGCGTGTACCGGGTGACAAATCCATATCGCACAGGGCCCTGATCTTTGGCGCACTGGCCCGCGGAGAAACGCAAATTCACGGCTTGCTTGAATCCGAGGATGTGCTCAATACGGCCAAGGCCATGGCAGCCTTCGGCGCCACTGTGCGCAAAGATGATGAAGATGTCTGGTATGTCGAGGGGCTCGGCACGGGCTCTTTGATAGAGCCGACCGGTGTGCTTGATTTTGGCAATTCCGGTACAGGCGCGCGCCTTGTCATGGGTATTGCCGGCGCCCACGCCTTTGCGACGACTTTCATGGGGGATGCATCCCTCTCCAGCCGCCCCATGGGGCGTGTGCTTAATCCTTTGCGCGAGATGGGTGTAGAGGTTCTGAGCCGCTCGGGTGACCGCTTGCCGCTGACGATCAAGGGGGCCGATCCGGCCCAGCCCATTACCTATCGCGTGCCCATGGCATCAGCGCAGGTGAAAAGCTGCGTCTTGCTGGCTGGGCTCAACATGGCTGGCACCACAACGGTTATCGAACCGGTCAAGACCCGTGATCATACCGAGAAGATGCTGCGCGGCTTTGGCGCAACGCTCGGCGAAGAGATGAATGACGCGGGCGAGACTGTTCTGACGATTGAAGGTCTGCAAGAGCTGACCGCACAGGACGTCACCGTGCCGGGAGATCCGTCTTCGGCTGCCTTCCCGATTGTGGCTGCTCTTATTACGCCGGGCTCGGAGCTGGTCATTGAGGACATTCTGCTCAACGAGACCCGCACTGGCCTCATTACCACGTTGCTGGAAATGGGCGCGGACATCACCATCGAGAATGAACGCAACAGCGGTGGCGAGCGCATTGGCGATATTCGCGTGCGCAGCTCTGCGCTGAAAGGCGTAACGGTGCCTGCAGCCCGCGCGCCTTCCATGATTGATGAATATCCGGTGCTGAGTGTGGCGGCTGCCTATGCAGAAGGGGAAACCCGCATGGAAGGCCTGGAAGAATTGCGCGTCAAGGAAAGCGACCGGCTGGCAGCCGTTGCCGCAGGGCTTGAAGCCAATGGCGTGCCTTTCGAAGAAGGCAAGGATTATCTCGTCGTGAGGGGCGAGGGCGCCATTGCGGGTGGAGGCCGGGTGATCACTCACTTGGATCACCGCATCGCCATGAGCTTCCTTGTCCTCGGGCTGGGGGCGGAAAAACCGGTGACCGTTGATGACGCTGCCATCATCAATACATCCTTCCCCGGTTTTGCCGATCTCAT from uncultured Cohaesibacter sp. carries:
- a CDS encoding methyl-accepting chemotaxis protein, with product MLQNLPVAVMTCDLIDFKINYANEATFNSLKAIEHLLPCKAENIIGQSIDIFHKNPEHQRRLLADPKNLPHRAVIKFGDQSLDLSITALYEKGVYVGPMLSWGVITEQVKAEEQTRRLLQMVDNMPLNVMMVDKDSFNITYANKTSIETLRPLQHLLPIKVDELIGASVDVFHKQPEHQRAILRDPSRLPFHSKIKLGNETLDLRVSAIYDKDGNYLAPMLNWMVVSAEVRMADDMQSASEKLQKAAQLMNERSTSLAAASEETSTQTTSVVAAVEELSASIAEISRSLSSSNSISKSAADEAGVAEAALSSMANATDKINSVITLIQEIADQTNLLALNATIEAARAGEAGRGFAVVAAEVKELAGQTAKATQEISSQIGEIQSAANNSVDGMNRIISTINKLAEMSTSVSAAVEEQTAVSKEVAENMTHVGQAAQDAGQIASDFRDDAGNLAIDASQLQETVSLFLSRNR
- a CDS encoding PAS domain-containing protein — protein: MAMFDNGHTLLLNAAYDQLSISVLITDNERRIVHLNQSLKDRLEVASEEIKRKAPGFKLATLAGTRVDFFYEKFAKRGQDKQLTSVPEKETIDLGSQTYILRSKPIESNGKKIGTLIEWHDAQQKLEISENSAKLDALCRSQAVIEFNMDGTIVSANANFLNAMAYTLEEIRGKHHSIFVDRQTLESKD
- a CDS encoding methyl-accepting chemotaxis protein → MALEVANNAASETSHSSEIMSRLEEDAKAIGNVIDFISSIANQTNMLSLNATIEAARAGDVGKGFAVVASEVKSLATQTDKATEEIAKQVQSIQGATHAAVEAIHSVKSIVEKIGDISSAVSSSMEEQASVTHEISHNMHLASQSVETITSNIRSISKTTLSLDEEAKKVKIASNSLMK
- a CDS encoding TIGR02300 family protein, which produces MARPELGTKRVCADCGAKFYDLNRDPIVCPKCGTIYELAKPLAAEVAEVDDKEEEVVATTAASKEDGDAEVISLEDADAEQASDIDVPDLDDDDNSDDADVFLDEEEDEEALDAIGLDVAVPNEDDE
- the aroA gene encoding 3-phosphoshikimate 1-carboxyvinyltransferase, producing MAHDSTNLSPLAARKCSGLRGHLRVPGDKSISHRALIFGALARGETQIHGLLESEDVLNTAKAMAAFGATVRKDDEDVWYVEGLGTGSLIEPTGVLDFGNSGTGARLVMGIAGAHAFATTFMGDASLSSRPMGRVLNPLREMGVEVLSRSGDRLPLTIKGADPAQPITYRVPMASAQVKSCVLLAGLNMAGTTTVIEPVKTRDHTEKMLRGFGATLGEEMNDAGETVLTIEGLQELTAQDVTVPGDPSSAAFPIVAALITPGSELVIEDILLNETRTGLITTLLEMGADITIENERNSGGERIGDIRVRSSALKGVTVPAARAPSMIDEYPVLSVAAAYAEGETRMEGLEELRVKESDRLAAVAAGLEANGVPFEEGKDYLVVRGEGAIAGGGRVITHLDHRIAMSFLVLGLGAEKPVTVDDAAIINTSFPGFADLMEALGAEFE